GATGCAATTTTTAAGTTGTGTGTTTCCTGTGATGGGGGGACTGAGGTATTTATGGACTTTGTGGGTTCTTGACGACTAATGCGAATGTCATGGTTCAATACTTGTTAGGTGGGTGATTAGAAATGTAATGATGAGTTGAGAAAATCTTCCTTATTTTATGCTTAATTATTTTCCAAGTATCTGACCACTTTTTGACTACAGAATTGAGATTTTCTGCCCGAATTTTCATACTTGCCTTCTAAACTACAAATTAATGTTATTTTTTGCTTTAAGGATGTCTAAAGCGAGGAAAATAACACAATCTATTGAATGGGAAAACAACTCTATTAACATCCTGCAAAcagttttaaataaataaaaaaaaaggctGGTTTTCATTATTCTATTATGCTGTAAATCCCAAAATATTGCTCTTGGCCCTTGGGTGATTTAACTCCTTGCTCGTTAAGTTATACTTGAATACAGTGGACAAGGATAAACCTTTAAAGTAAAGTAGATGGAATTTTTATGGATAAAATATCTAATTGGCCGATGCGCTATGGTGCATTTGAACCGGCATGATTGGCGGCAGTGATTAACTTGGTTACTTTGTAGTAAATATGACTGATATCTTATACGAGCCGGGGTTATCGATGACATGTGACAATGCATGGATAGCTCGGATCAGGGTAATTTTGCACGAGGAGTTCTTCAGAAACCGGGCAGGTGAATGTCCGTGACATTTTCTCCCCGGGTTATCAGAGGCTCGGGCTTTCATACAAGCTCCCGGGAGGTATTCTACCCGGGCTACCTCGTTAATAGTACCACACTCGAGTGCGAGAGTATGTAATATCTTACCTCGATAAGTGTGCCTGACAGAATCATACTGATTTGACGTGATGGAAAGAACATGAAATTGTGACATGGCTATAAGTGGATATCATCCCTACCTTGGGAATCATTTCTTTGCTCATTCTCCCCTTCATCAGATTCGCTGGATAGCCCGACCCAACTCACCCTATTCACAAAGATCTCATCATTGGCACCGTTTGTGGAAATTGAGCTCAAGATGTTGATATGGTTTACATTCAAAAATAAGTCCGACTAGCTCGACACTCAGATTTTATCTAGGGATTTTCATATGGGCTCGAAGCTCAGCAGCTATTTCGGATTGGCGTGGAAGAGTATTTGCTATACACTCAGTAGCATACAACTATATTAGTCACCTAATTTAGCTCAACTAGAAAAGTTTCACTCTGCCGAAAATGAATTCAGATTCAGTATTTACATGTTAGTGATttggtttttaataaaactaatataGCAGGAGAAGCAGAAAAGTTAAGAACCCGAGATAGATGAGGCCCCGACACCTtatcttaagtccgggagatatgaggcctcAGCACTATATTTAAAGTCCGAGAGATATAAGGCCTCAGCATCATATTTAAAGTGCGGGAGATATGACGCCCCGACAACATATTTCAAGCCCGGACGATATAAGGCCCCGACACCATATTTAAaatccagggatccgtaccctggcttgaggctccgcacctcgaccattctatAAGCAAAGGGATCTGTACTATGGCTCGGGGCTCATTACCTCGACCATTCTATCAGTCCAGGGATCTGTACCCTAGATCAGGgatccgcacctcgaccattatgTAAGTCCAGGGATCTGTGCCCTgactcggggctccgcacctcgaccattcagtAAGTCCAGGGATCTGTACTCTGACTCGGGGCTCCGCAATCGACCATTCTCAAAGTCacgggatccgtaccctggctcagAGCTCCGTACTCTGGTTATTCACTAAGcccagggctccgcacctcgaccaatcCAAGTCCCGGGATCCGTATCCTGGCCAAGAGCTCCGTACTCTGGTTATTCACtaagcccaaggctccgtaccctggctcgggactCTGCACCTCGATCAATCTAAGTCCAGGGATCTGTACCCTGACACGGGACTCCGCACCTCGATCATTCAGTAGGTCCAGAGATCCATACCCTGgcccagggctccgtaccctAGTTATCCAGTAATCCctggagacatgaggccccgacaccaTATCTCAAGttcgggagacatgaggccccggcacctCATCCCATCTCTGGGAGACATGAAGCCCCTTATGCTTTTATAGCCATGATTGATCATCTTTCTGTTGGAGTCAAAGCATGACTGATCAGGATagcgagtatgactctagcccgactatttaaggaggAACTAGTGATACCCCTATAAGAgccgggtcatggatgacccgagACAATGCATGGATAGCTCGGATGAGGGTAATTTTGCATGAGGAGTTCTTCATAAACTGGGCAGGTGAATGCCCGAGATATTTTCTTCCCGGGTTATCAGAGACCTAGGCTTTCATACAAATTCCTGGGATGTATTTTACCCGGGCTACCTCGATAATAGTATCGCACTTGAGTGCGATAGTAGGTAATATCTTACCTCGATAAGTATGCATGACAGAATCATACTGATTTGACATGATGAAAATGACATAAGTTGATGTGACATGGCTATAAGTGGATACCATCCCTATCTTGAGAAGCATTTATCTGCTCATTTTCCCCTTCATCAAATTCGGTGGATAGTCTGACCCGGCTCACCTTATTCACAAATATCGCATCAATGACCCACCTATTGATTATAAGGCTATCTTGTTTCTGCCCAAGATTGTGTGTTTTACATGGAGGAAATTACAAAGTTTCGTGGATgattattgctttgatgtttgAGCCTTGGATACTGTAATGGTGGGcgtttaaaatttgataatattggTCAAATAATTTTGTTTCATTTGCATAAAATATCGACTTTAAGGGTCTCTAGGAACTTTCAAACAAACATGGATTAGACAATCTTAGTAAAGGGCTCGATTAAAATCGGCCCAAGCCCCATTCCTTCGACAAACCCATTTTGACCCATTCCACAATTATTATTGGACACCTCGAAGGAATATTTAATAAACGCAGTTGATTCAGACAATCCTACTCTGCTGGAATCCAGGCTGGTACGAACTGAGAGAATCTTAACGGCTCCTAACATGCGGTGACAACaaattctttaccgttgccggGGCCCTCTTCAAAGTGGGTCAGTTAAAAAAATAGGAGTGAgatagaaaatatttaaaaaataaggactctgactttttttttttaagaaacaagGAGTTAACTTTTGAGTATTACATTAACTACAATTAAActctttaattttattaattcttcccttctttttcttctctgtCGACACACATCTTCCTTCAATTAAAATTTACGAGTCTTTTTTCCCCAAATCGAGATATGTCGATCCAAAATCAATTTAATCGACCATGATCGACCCAATGTATTGGAGCTGTCATTGGGTCGACAACGTGGGTGACCTACGCTATTTTCTTGTCGATCCAAGCGTCAAGCTTGGATAGACCCAACAATCAACAATGGTCGACCATTGTTGATTGACCATTGTTTTGGTCGAGCAATAGTTGTTTTGGTCGACCAACAATGGTCAAAAACCAAATGTTGGTCGACCAACATTTGACCATTGTTGGTCGAAACTTTGGTGGACCAACAATTGGTCTTTGACCAAAGCAATGGTCGACCATTGATCGATCAAACAATGGTGGACCATTGTTTGGTCTTTGGTCGACCATTGATAGATGGTCGATCTAAGCTTGGTCGACTCACGCTTGGGTCGACCAAAACATGGTCGAAATTTCTTCTTCAATCAGTCGATCGACCAatgaaaataaacaataaatcgAAATAAACGTTAATATTATCAGATTATTATTAGCCATTGCGTCGATTTGTGTTGAGAATTGTAGTCGGAAAGGAAATGAAAAAGGGGTCGGCAGAGAGGATTTAGGTTGAGTCGACTGATGAGAATTAATTACGTGTTTAAAGTAAATGTATATATGTAATCAAATTTAATTATGTATTTACACTTAAAATACaaggacatttaaataaatttacttatcaatcatttttttaaaatacttggtAATACACTCTCTTTTCCCCAAATTTCCCCTTCAAAGTGCTATATAAACAAACCACCCCTTGTGCGGACGAAAGAAAAGACGAAGGCTCGGCTAGTTAACTTTGAGGGAGCTCATTTCGGAGAAGCTCAAGGTAAAAATCATTCTTCCAAACTTGTTAGTGTAATTTGATTTTTATTCCACTTTTATGCTGATAGGTTTATTGGGTTTTAGATAAATCGCCATGACTGTTGAGATGAAAGCTGAGACAATGCAAATGGCGGAGGAGGCTGTGAAGGTGGCGGAACAAGTTTGCAATGAAAAGGATCGTGCTTGCGAATCAAAGGCGGTGGAAAAGATTAATTCTTACAGGGAAGAGAGCAATTTTATGTCTTATTTGAAACAGCATGAGAGGAAGGCGTTGAATGAGCTGAAATCGAAACTGGAAGAAGCGATTTCCGGGAGCACGCTCTTTGATAAGGAAGTAGAAAAGAAAGTGGGTGACGTACCCACTGGAGAAGAATTGCAGAAGGAAAAGCCCGCAGGAGAAAATGAAGAAGGTTGTGAAGAAGAgaagaaaaatggttatgagggaaCTGAAGAAAAACCCAGCGAATGTGCCAAAACTCCAGAAAGTGATGCAAACAATGAAGAGATCTATCAAAAGACACTCGCGACAGAGGAGAAACGTGAACAGTTCTTGAGATGGAGGGTCCAGCTTATGGAAAAAGGCACTCAAAAACTTAATTTTAAGCCTGGTGGCGTGAGTTCTTTTGTTCAAATAAATGATCTCAAGAATTCTCCTGGACCATCCAAGAAGGAGGTTCGCTCTGTGGTGAGAAAAACAGTTGCTCTTCTCCAGGACAATTACCCAGAATTTGTCGCAaaaaatgtgagtttttactTCATTTCGTCTGGTTTTTTCTTCTGCATTCTTAATTTTCCTGTTAATTCATTACGAGCGGTCCCGTTCTTGCAGATTTTTGTTAATGTTCCATTCTGGTACTATGCATTCCATTCCCTGATATCTCCTTTCTTGACTCAAAGAAGCAAGAGCAAATTGGTCTTTGCTCGACCGTCTAAGGTCACTGAGACCTTGCTCAAGTGAGTTGAACTTACCCACTTCCACGTGTATTGTTTCCTAATTTTTGTCAGTAGAAGTTGATGAAGAACTCTGCATCTGTGATGAGACAGGTATATCCCGATTCAAGAAATCCCTATCCAGTATGGTGGAATGAAGAGGGAAAATAAACTTGATGATGAAGTTTCTGAATTGCTGATCAGAGTTGGATCAACCACAAGCTTTGAAATTCCCATACCAGAGGTACTTAAAATGATTAATGGAAAGGGCTATTCGAAATTTTTCAGAAGATTGATGCTTAATGTTTCATGATTACAGGCTGGAACAGGAATCACCTGGGACATCTTAGTTCTAGGTTG
The Primulina tabacum isolate GXHZ01 chromosome 9, ASM2559414v2, whole genome shotgun sequence DNA segment above includes these coding regions:
- the LOC142556724 gene encoding patellin-4-like, which codes for MTVEMKAETMQMAEEAVKVAEQVCNEKDRACESKAVEKINSYREESNFMSYLKQHERKALNELKSKLEEAISGSTLFDKEVEKKVGDVPTGEELQKEKPAGENEEGCEEEKKNGYEGTEEKPSECAKTPESDANNEEIYQKTLATEEKREQFLRWRVQLMEKGTQKLNFKPGGVSSFVQINDLKNSPGPSKKEVRSVVRKTVALLQDNYPEFVAKNIFVNVPFWYYAFHSLISPFLTQRSKSKLVFARPSKVTETLLKYIPIQEIPIQYGGMKRENKLDDEVSELLIRVGSTTSFEIPIPEAGTGITWDILVLGWEVNCTVEFVPDNENSCTLIIQKERKMCSEEAPFHGTFKNKEPGKIAITIGNTSGKKKKVFYFYSYILKNSNS